In Verrucomicrobiia bacterium, one genomic interval encodes:
- the lepB gene encoding signal peptidase I, whose product MAKSVKGGTSSPSDRPSAVSPTPAPSDFVPGKRPRSPSFFYLLTSGPARHTRSLCKHVRKILNHQRDILSPAAVHEVEAAHYSACEALANKAGKEALRKESENLEAAANKWLRPYPNAAWRENVEVLLVALTVAMGVRTFFLQPFKIPTGSMQPTLFGVTSENLSPEFDIPGGANRVLEWFKGNSYVHLVAPHDGQFLGADQPVGLPIFKIYQKIYFTGKTMTLWFPPDYGSELLAPTYSGVGPAMQVRSTLQRGQFFRKGETMVKLRVSAGDHLFVDRLSYNFKAPERGEIIVFETHGIDRLNQLMPTQGDTFYIKRLAGLGGEELAIEPDYQLQLPRRSLDELHPTVAIGHLVVNGEPLSASTPHFANLYSFSGATRHSKSIDYRKDQYLGHAAIGNLEPGSHFTVQTNHLYVLGDNTMNSSDSRFWGDFPKEKLIGKSFFVYWPITRRFGWGSSY is encoded by the coding sequence ATGGCGAAATCTGTCAAAGGCGGAACTTCTTCGCCGTCCGATCGCCCCAGCGCGGTCTCCCCGACACCCGCGCCCTCCGATTTCGTGCCCGGCAAACGTCCGCGTTCACCCAGTTTCTTTTACCTGCTCACATCAGGGCCGGCGCGGCATACGCGTTCTCTTTGCAAGCATGTCCGCAAGATACTGAATCATCAGCGCGATATTCTTTCGCCGGCTGCGGTTCACGAGGTTGAAGCCGCTCATTACTCCGCATGTGAAGCGTTGGCAAACAAGGCCGGCAAAGAGGCCTTGCGGAAGGAATCTGAGAATCTCGAAGCCGCAGCCAACAAGTGGTTAAGGCCGTATCCCAACGCCGCGTGGCGCGAAAATGTCGAGGTCTTGCTCGTCGCTTTGACGGTTGCCATGGGCGTGCGCACGTTTTTCCTGCAACCATTCAAGATTCCCACGGGCTCGATGCAGCCGACGCTGTTTGGCGTGACCTCGGAAAATCTTTCGCCTGAATTTGACATTCCCGGCGGCGCGAATCGCGTGCTGGAATGGTTCAAGGGAAATTCCTACGTTCACCTGGTGGCGCCGCACGATGGCCAATTCCTCGGGGCCGATCAGCCCGTTGGACTGCCGATCTTCAAGATCTATCAGAAGATTTATTTCACGGGCAAAACCATGACGCTTTGGTTCCCGCCCGATTACGGCAGCGAACTGCTTGCGCCCACGTATTCGGGCGTGGGGCCCGCAATGCAGGTTCGGTCGACCCTTCAGCGGGGACAGTTTTTTCGCAAGGGCGAGACCATGGTGAAACTGCGCGTCAGCGCTGGCGACCATCTGTTCGTCGACCGCCTTAGTTACAATTTCAAGGCGCCTGAGCGCGGCGAAATCATTGTATTCGAGACACACGGGATTGATCGCTTGAATCAGCTGATGCCTACGCAGGGCGATACGTTTTACATCAAGCGCCTGGCTGGCCTTGGGGGCGAAGAATTGGCGATCGAGCCTGATTACCAACTGCAGCTGCCGCGGCGATCGCTGGACGAATTGCACCCAACCGTCGCGATTGGCCATCTGGTCGTGAACGGTGAACCGCTTTCCGCATCGACCCCGCACTTTGCGAATTTGTATTCGTTCAGTGGCGCCACGCGGCACTCGAAGTCCATTGATTACCGCAAGGACCAATACCTGGGCCACGCGGCCATTGGGAATTTGGAACCTGGGAGTCATTTCACGGTTCAGACGAATCATTTGTACGTGCTCGGCGACAACACGATGAACAGTTCCGATTCCCGATTTTGGGGCGATTTCCCGAAAGAGAAGCTGATTGGAAAATCGTTCTTCGTGTATTGGCCGATCACTCGGCGCTTTGGCTGGGGTTCAAGCTACTGA
- the lepA gene encoding translation elongation factor 4 yields MDAAHIRNFSIIAHIDHGKTTLSDRLLHRTGTIATRDMEDQLLDSMDLERERGITIKAHPVTMLYKAKNGEEYELNLIDTPGHVDFSYEVSRSLSACEGALLIIDAAQGVEAQTVANVHLAMKQNLTIIPVINKIDLPHANVPQAKQQLEDILAIPAETAILASAKQGIGIEDILEAIVARVPAPNATGESSLQALCFDSYFDTYKGVVTHVRVFNGAVKAGMQVKFLASGRAYEVKEVGSFNPKPYIREQLNVGETGYITANIKSPQEVKMGDTITESRNPSPLLPGFKEIHPMVFSGIYPINTSDYEHLKANMGKLQLNDSAFNYQSETSVALGFGFRCGFLGLLHLEIVQERLRREYGMDIIATYPSVVYRVTMSDGTVKEIDNPAFMPEPNYIEKIEEPMVKAFVICPNENIGDMMALIAEKRGLVEHTETLDSRRVMLTSQVPLNEILIDFHDRIKSITRGFGSMDYEHAGYQESNMVKLDMLVNAESVDAFSCIVHRDKAEGRGRALAAKLKEVIPHQQYQVAIQAAIGGKVVARETVSAFRKDVTAKCYGGDVSRKRKLLEKQKEGKKRMKAFGTVNIPQEAFIEVLKA; encoded by the coding sequence ATGGACGCAGCACACATTAGAAATTTCAGCATCATCGCCCACATTGATCACGGCAAGACGACCCTGTCCGACCGGCTCTTGCATCGCACGGGCACCATTGCGACGCGCGACATGGAAGACCAGTTGCTGGATTCCATGGACCTTGAGCGCGAACGCGGCATCACGATCAAGGCGCATCCCGTCACGATGCTCTACAAGGCGAAGAACGGCGAGGAATACGAGCTGAACCTGATCGACACTCCGGGACACGTCGACTTTTCCTACGAAGTCTCCCGAAGCCTCTCGGCGTGCGAAGGCGCGCTCCTGATCATTGACGCCGCCCAGGGCGTGGAAGCCCAGACCGTCGCCAACGTTCATCTGGCGATGAAGCAGAATCTCACGATCATACCGGTGATCAACAAGATCGACCTTCCGCATGCAAACGTGCCGCAGGCGAAGCAGCAGCTGGAGGACATCCTGGCAATTCCCGCTGAGACCGCGATCCTGGCGAGCGCCAAGCAGGGAATTGGCATCGAGGACATTCTCGAAGCCATCGTTGCACGCGTGCCCGCACCCAACGCCACGGGCGAAAGTTCGTTGCAGGCGCTTTGTTTTGATTCCTATTTCGACACCTACAAGGGCGTCGTGACACATGTTCGCGTTTTCAACGGCGCGGTGAAAGCGGGGATGCAGGTCAAGTTCCTTGCGAGCGGCAGGGCCTATGAAGTGAAGGAAGTGGGAAGCTTCAATCCAAAGCCTTACATTCGCGAACAATTGAACGTCGGCGAAACGGGCTACATCACGGCGAACATCAAGAGCCCGCAGGAGGTCAAAATGGGCGACACCATCACGGAGTCGCGCAATCCTTCTCCGCTCCTGCCCGGCTTCAAGGAAATTCATCCCATGGTGTTCAGCGGGATTTACCCGATCAACACCTCGGATTACGAGCATCTGAAGGCAAACATGGGCAAGCTGCAGTTGAATGATTCCGCGTTCAACTACCAGTCAGAAACATCGGTTGCCCTCGGTTTTGGATTTCGCTGCGGGTTCCTTGGCCTCCTGCATTTGGAAATTGTGCAGGAACGCCTGCGCCGTGAATACGGGATGGACATCATCGCAACCTATCCAAGCGTGGTGTATCGCGTCACCATGAGCGATGGAACGGTCAAGGAGATCGATAACCCCGCGTTCATGCCTGAGCCTAATTATATTGAGAAGATCGAGGAGCCAATGGTCAAAGCGTTCGTGATCTGTCCGAACGAAAACATTGGCGACATGATGGCGTTGATCGCGGAAAAGCGCGGGCTTGTGGAACACACGGAAACGCTCGATTCCCGCCGCGTGATGCTGACCAGCCAGGTTCCGCTGAACGAAATCCTGATTGATTTTCATGACCGCATCAAGAGCATCACTCGCGGATTCGGCTCGATGGATTATGAGCATGCGGGTTATCAGGAATCCAACATGGTGAAGCTGGACATGCTCGTGAATGCCGAGTCTGTGGACGCGTTTTCGTGCATCGTGCATCGGGACAAGGCAGAGGGCAGGGGACGCGCCCTGGCCGCGAAGTTGAAGGAAGTGATCCCGCACCAGCAATATCAGGTGGCGATTCAGGCTGCGATTGGCGGAAAAGTCGTTGCGCGCGAAACAGTCAGCGCCTTCCGGAAGGACGTCACGGCCAAGTGCTATGGCGGTGACGTGAGCCGCAAACGCAAGTTGCTGGAGAAGCAAAAGGAAGGCAAAAAGCGAATGAAGGCATTCGGCACGGTCAATATTCCGCAGGAAGCGTTCATCGAAGTGCTGAAGGCGTAA
- a CDS encoding DUF5060 domain-containing protein, producing the protein MSNHNSFNTFRLFVFWPVLIAAALNVSRSEAAIPEVGRYRVFESSVENRKSYGNKFNDVTLLCTYTAPSGRTTGFPGFFDGDGAGGGSATNGHVWKMRFMPDEAGEWKYQWRWSDGTEGGSGSFSCVTRGAGKGMLQPYKENPRWLAYNGTEPVWIKSYYETGHGAIAQPFDWVSENVYQPLLDRGYNHLQVNWLLSLCCFEQFYKDGPPPSTTDLALYQEGRASSTMRLDVWQMMERRLGWLNDRNVGVHMFLGFEGRKNGGPKWEALSESEKEFYVRYVVARIAPFANLAGWNFVWEDPGHRETHELGLARLLQKHDIFNHLRTYQDEHPRDNEYKRPEYNFAAIENHQIAAPERALDMLYWKTPWTHHQACLISYVPGKPVFMSEGNALWRRYWADKAGSTQDDLRRAAWGCATAAASFCWNGHAKEYELFVRGPEGMPFHGDDNPYTASAKYMDILSDVMTREVAFHRMTPHDFFLTDHDPLRVWCLAEPGKQYLTFSTQGEPFTVHVSAGEYVRNVWIDTKTGQQRAAAEVRVLPAEVATTKSVVMPDERRIGGKGIPFVPPDRNTDWVLLLRGRE; encoded by the coding sequence ATGTCCAACCACAATTCTTTTAATACCTTCCGGCTGTTCGTTTTTTGGCCGGTGTTGATTGCGGCCGCATTAAACGTGAGCCGCAGCGAAGCGGCAATTCCAGAAGTGGGACGGTATCGTGTTTTCGAGTCTTCTGTCGAAAATCGTAAGTCTTATGGCAACAAATTTAATGACGTGACTTTGCTCTGCACCTACACGGCGCCATCCGGCCGGACAACCGGGTTCCCCGGATTTTTTGATGGCGACGGCGCGGGCGGAGGCAGCGCGACGAACGGCCATGTCTGGAAAATGCGCTTCATGCCCGATGAAGCCGGCGAGTGGAAGTATCAGTGGCGTTGGAGCGACGGAACTGAAGGCGGCTCGGGGAGCTTTTCGTGCGTGACGCGTGGAGCAGGGAAGGGGATGTTGCAGCCTTACAAGGAGAACCCGCGCTGGCTCGCATACAACGGCACGGAACCCGTTTGGATTAAATCTTACTACGAAACGGGGCACGGCGCGATCGCGCAACCGTTCGATTGGGTGAGCGAGAATGTTTACCAGCCGCTGCTCGACCGCGGCTACAATCATCTCCAGGTGAACTGGCTGCTGTCGCTCTGTTGCTTCGAACAGTTCTACAAGGATGGACCTCCGCCTTCCACGACTGACCTTGCGTTGTATCAGGAAGGCCGCGCCTCAAGCACAATGCGGCTCGACGTGTGGCAAATGATGGAACGAAGGCTCGGCTGGCTCAATGACCGGAATGTTGGCGTGCACATGTTCCTAGGGTTTGAAGGACGAAAGAATGGCGGGCCCAAGTGGGAAGCGCTGAGCGAATCGGAAAAGGAGTTTTATGTTCGTTACGTCGTTGCGCGCATTGCTCCGTTTGCGAATCTCGCGGGCTGGAACTTTGTCTGGGAAGACCCGGGCCATCGCGAAACGCATGAGCTGGGATTGGCCCGGCTGCTGCAAAAGCACGACATCTTCAATCACTTGCGCACTTACCAGGACGAACACCCGCGCGACAACGAATACAAACGGCCTGAATACAATTTTGCTGCGATTGAAAATCACCAGATCGCGGCACCTGAGCGCGCTTTGGACATGCTGTATTGGAAAACGCCGTGGACGCATCATCAGGCGTGCCTTATCTCGTATGTTCCCGGCAAGCCTGTGTTCATGTCCGAAGGCAACGCATTGTGGCGGCGCTACTGGGCGGACAAGGCGGGGTCAACGCAGGACGATTTGCGCCGGGCCGCATGGGGATGTGCAACCGCGGCGGCATCGTTCTGTTGGAACGGCCATGCGAAGGAGTATGAACTGTTCGTGCGGGGACCCGAGGGAATGCCGTTTCATGGCGACGACAATCCTTATACGGCGTCGGCGAAGTACATGGACATCCTTTCGGACGTGATGACGCGTGAAGTGGCGTTTCATCGCATGACGCCGCACGATTTCTTTTTGACCGATCATGATCCGTTACGAGTCTGGTGTCTCGCCGAGCCCGGAAAGCAATATCTGACGTTCAGCACGCAGGGCGAACCTTTCACGGTCCACGTCTCCGCAGGCGAGTATGTGCGCAACGTGTGGATCGATACCAAAACCGGCCAGCAGCGTGCGGCGGCGGAGGTGAGGGTCCTGCCCGCGGAAGTGGCAACGACCAAATCAGTCGTCATGCCCGACGAACGCCGGATTGGCGGCAAGGGTATTCCGTTTGTTCCGCCCGATCGAAATACCGACTGGGTTCTGCTGTTGCGAGGCCGGGAGTAG